One region of Hoeflea sp. 108 genomic DNA includes:
- the gcvA gene encoding transcriptional regulator GcvA, whose amino-acid sequence MSRRLPPLNPLRAFEATARHGSLTKAAGELNVTHGAISHQIRALEATLKVKLLERSGSRLKLTPQGAELLPAVSGAFESIASATARMTRPTSSGKLTVSCVPALLSLWLVPRIGGFTAQYPGISLRLNASNDARDIHSPDVDVCVLYGDGSWTDCWLKKWSTLELFPVVSPTLINNRPIRSVRDLADHVLLHADEGREWHTWLAAADALDVRPRQQHRMSGASLTTEAAVHGHGLALGDTVTASSLLARGQLVTPFNLSVPAVDAFYVVCRNEVRSAPIVQSFIDWLFAEREELPAPEQVTGQISIRKRRGQKAAPAA is encoded by the coding sequence ATGTCCCGGCGCCTGCCCCCGCTGAACCCGCTTCGCGCCTTCGAGGCGACCGCGCGCCATGGCTCGCTGACCAAGGCCGCGGGCGAGCTCAACGTCACCCATGGTGCGATCAGCCACCAGATCCGCGCGCTCGAGGCGACGCTGAAGGTCAAGCTTCTGGAGCGCAGCGGCTCGCGCCTCAAGCTCACTCCGCAAGGCGCCGAGCTTCTGCCTGCCGTATCGGGCGCCTTCGAAAGCATTGCCTCCGCCACCGCCCGCATGACCAGACCAACAAGCTCCGGCAAGCTCACCGTCTCCTGCGTGCCGGCGCTGCTGTCATTGTGGCTGGTGCCGCGCATCGGCGGCTTCACCGCGCAGTATCCGGGCATAAGCCTGCGCCTCAACGCCTCCAACGACGCACGCGACATCCATTCGCCCGACGTCGATGTCTGCGTGCTCTATGGCGACGGCAGCTGGACCGACTGCTGGCTGAAGAAGTGGTCGACGCTCGAATTGTTTCCCGTCGTCAGCCCGACGCTGATCAACAACCGGCCGATCCGCAGCGTGCGCGACCTCGCCGACCACGTGCTGCTCCATGCCGACGAAGGGCGCGAGTGGCACACCTGGCTGGCGGCGGCCGATGCGCTCGACGTGCGCCCGAGGCAGCAGCACCGCATGTCAGGCGCGAGCCTGACCACTGAGGCTGCAGTGCACGGCCATGGCCTCGCGCTCGGCGACACGGTCACCGCATCCAGCCTTCTCGCTCGCGGCCAGCTGGTGACACCCTTCAACCTGTCGGTGCCAGCGGTCGATGCCTTCTATGTCGTCTGCCGCAACGAAGTGCGCTCGGCGCCCATCGTGCAGTCCTTCATCGACTGGCTGTTTGCCGAGCGTGAGGAACTGCCCGCGCCCGAGCAGGTGACCGGCCAGATCAGCATTCGCAAGCGTCGCGGGCAGAAGGCCGCGCCGGCGGCATGA
- a CDS encoding amino acid ABC transporter permease, with product MSYSLDFGWLEGAAGAIARGAAMTVLLIVVTTIAGTLISVLAAAGRRSGPKWLKHAITVYVEVIRNTPFLVQLFFIFFGLPAIGIRLDPIVAAILAMTLNMAAYTTEIVGAGLDAVPRGQHEAAAALGLRPRQVFVKIVLPQALKVIFPALTSQIVIMMLESSVVSQIAVRELTYEADMLQARTFRAFETYFVVTMIYLGLSIALRRILVGVGRRTLSAGVS from the coding sequence GTGAGCTACAGCCTCGACTTCGGCTGGCTTGAAGGGGCCGCGGGCGCAATCGCCCGCGGCGCCGCCATGACGGTCCTGCTGATCGTCGTGACGACGATTGCCGGCACGCTGATATCGGTGCTGGCGGCAGCCGGCCGGCGCAGCGGGCCGAAATGGCTGAAACATGCCATCACTGTCTATGTCGAGGTGATCAGGAACACGCCGTTCCTGGTGCAGCTGTTCTTCATCTTCTTCGGCCTGCCGGCGATCGGCATCCGGCTCGACCCGATCGTCGCCGCCATCCTGGCGATGACGCTCAACATGGCCGCCTACACCACCGAGATCGTCGGCGCCGGCCTCGACGCCGTGCCCAGGGGCCAGCACGAGGCTGCGGCTGCCTTGGGCTTGCGGCCGCGCCAGGTCTTCGTCAAGATCGTGCTGCCGCAGGCGCTGAAAGTCATCTTTCCGGCGCTGACCAGCCAGATCGTGATCATGATGCTCGAGTCATCGGTCGTGTCGCAGATCGCAGTGCGCGAACTCACCTATGAGGCCGACATGCTGCAGGCCCGCACCTTCCGCGCGTTCGAGACCTATTTCGTCGTCACCATGATCTATCTCGGTCTTTCGATCGCACTGCGCCGCATCCTCGTCGGCGTCGGCCGGCGCACGCTCTCGGCGGGTGTGTCATGA
- a CDS encoding transporter substrate-binding domain-containing protein, which yields MNIRTFLQSTVAALVVAGAAAFAAAPANADALEDIAKAGQINVGVFADFPPFSSASADMSLKGYDMDVAQAIADALKVKLNPVAVTGQNRIPYLNDHRVDLLMSVGYSKEREQVIDFAAAYAPYYIAVIGPAELKVSGKEDLGDKSIAVNRGTLEDTSLTEAAPATADIKRFDNYNAVIQAFISGQTQLMVVGNDVGAQVLARQEALKPEQKFQLLTSPSHIGLNKNEEGLKKVINDTVAAMLADGRLGKSSEQWLKVPLNPENLKD from the coding sequence ATGAACATCAGGACATTTCTGCAGTCGACGGTCGCCGCTCTGGTTGTCGCGGGCGCAGCCGCTTTCGCCGCAGCGCCGGCCAATGCCGATGCGCTGGAAGACATCGCCAAGGCCGGCCAGATCAATGTCGGCGTCTTCGCCGACTTCCCGCCCTTTTCCTCGGCCAGCGCCGATATGAGCCTCAAGGGCTATGACATGGATGTGGCGCAGGCCATCGCCGATGCGCTCAAGGTCAAGCTGAACCCCGTTGCGGTGACCGGCCAGAACCGCATTCCCTATCTCAACGATCATCGCGTCGATCTTTTGATGAGCGTCGGTTATTCCAAGGAGCGCGAGCAGGTCATCGACTTCGCCGCGGCCTACGCACCTTACTACATCGCCGTGATCGGCCCCGCCGAACTCAAGGTCTCGGGCAAGGAAGACCTCGGCGACAAGTCGATCGCCGTCAACCGCGGCACGCTCGAAGACACCTCGTTGACCGAGGCCGCGCCGGCCACTGCCGACATCAAGCGTTTCGACAACTACAACGCCGTCATCCAGGCCTTCATCTCCGGCCAGACCCAGCTGATGGTGGTGGGCAACGACGTCGGCGCCCAGGTGCTGGCGCGCCAGGAGGCGCTGAAGCCGGAGCAGAAGTTCCAGCTTTTGACCTCGCCGTCGCATATTGGCCTCAACAAGAACGAGGAAGGCCTGAAGAAGGTCATCAACGACACGGTTGCCGCCATGCTGGCCGACGGACGTCTCGGCAAGTCATCGGAGCAGTGGCTGAAAGTTCCGCTCAACCCCGAGAACCTCAAGGACTGA
- the pncB gene encoding nicotinate phosphoribosyltransferase produces MARTDIARRVYNHTWKLDPIVRSLLDTDFYKLLMLQMIWGMHGKVDATFSLINRATSVKLAEEIDEGELREQLDHARSLRFSKKEMIWLGGNNFYGRKQIFEPEFLAWLEDFQLPEYHLEKRDGQYELTFAGPWMYTTLWEIPALAIINELRSRSAMKAFGPFALDVLYARAKAKMWDKTERLKKLPDIKISDFGTRRRHSFLWQRWCVEALKEGIGNAFTGTSNVLLAMDTDLEALGTNAHELPMVYGALADNEDELKQSPYRVLRDWQRYYGGNLLIVLPDAFGTAAFLRDAPDWVADWTGFRPDSAPPIEGGERILKWWRERGQDPRSKLLIFSDGLDVDTIIDTYHHFKGKVRMSFGWGTNLTNDFEGCAPRPTDRLNAISLVCKVTEANGRPVVKLADNPAKATGDKAEIARYLRIFGEKDRVEQLVKV; encoded by the coding sequence ATGGCAAGGACCGACATTGCAAGGCGGGTGTACAACCACACCTGGAAGCTCGATCCGATCGTCCGCTCGCTGCTCGACACGGATTTCTACAAGCTTCTGATGCTGCAGATGATCTGGGGCATGCACGGCAAGGTCGACGCTACATTCTCGTTGATCAACCGCGCCACCTCGGTCAAGCTCGCCGAAGAGATCGACGAAGGCGAACTGCGCGAGCAGCTCGACCACGCACGGTCGCTGCGCTTCTCCAAGAAGGAGATGATCTGGCTGGGCGGTAACAATTTCTACGGCCGCAAGCAGATCTTCGAGCCGGAATTCCTGGCCTGGCTCGAAGATTTCCAGTTGCCCGAATACCACCTCGAAAAGCGCGACGGCCAGTATGAGCTGACTTTCGCTGGCCCGTGGATGTACACCACGCTGTGGGAGATCCCTGCTCTCGCAATCATCAACGAGCTGCGCTCCCGTTCGGCCATGAAGGCCTTCGGCCCGTTCGCGCTCGACGTGCTTTATGCGCGCGCCAAGGCCAAGATGTGGGACAAGACCGAGCGGCTGAAGAAACTGCCCGACATCAAGATCTCGGATTTCGGCACCCGTCGCCGCCACTCATTCCTGTGGCAGCGCTGGTGCGTCGAGGCGCTGAAGGAAGGCATCGGCAACGCCTTCACCGGCACCTCCAACGTGCTCCTGGCCATGGACACCGACCTCGAAGCGCTCGGCACCAATGCGCATGAATTGCCGATGGTCTATGGCGCGCTCGCCGACAACGAGGATGAGCTTAAGCAGTCGCCCTATAGGGTGCTGCGCGACTGGCAACGCTATTATGGCGGCAACCTGTTGATCGTGCTGCCAGACGCGTTCGGCACCGCTGCCTTCCTGCGCGATGCGCCTGACTGGGTAGCCGACTGGACTGGTTTCCGTCCCGACAGTGCCCCGCCCATCGAGGGCGGCGAACGCATACTGAAATGGTGGCGCGAACGCGGCCAGGACCCACGCTCGAAGCTGTTGATCTTCTCCGACGGCCTCGACGTCGACACCATCATCGACACCTACCACCACTTTAAGGGCAAGGTGCGCATGTCCTTTGGCTGGGGCACCAACCTGACCAACGACTTCGAAGGCTGCGCGCCGCGGCCAACCGACCGGCTGAATGCGATTTCACTGGTCTGCAAGGTCACCGAGGCCAACGGCCGTCCCGTGGTGAAGCTCGCCGACAACCCGGCAAAGGCGACCGGCGACAAAGCCGAGATCGCCCGCTACCTGCGCATCTTCGGCGAGAAGGATCGCGTTGAACAGTTGGTGAAGGTCTAG
- the speB gene encoding agmatinase: MGFDVKKLDELRKKYGEGHGGDLFDPKFRRVADKIFNKSGTRLAPYSGIPTFLTAPYLPVDNDNPDFGDLQVAMVGVPMDLGVTNRPGSRFGPRAVRAIERIGPYNHVLDCAPVQELRVADIGDIAFRSRYRLELSHEDIERRIGQIVDAGVVPLSVGGDHSITHPILKAVGKKRPVGMIHIDAHCDTGGAYDLTKFHHGGPFRNAVLDGVLDPTRVIQIGIRGSAEYLWEFSYESGMTVIHAEEITGMGILAVIEKAKKIVGDGPTYLSFDIDSLDPAFAPGTGTPEVGGLTTREVLEIIRGLKGLNLVGGDVVEVAPQYDSTTNTAHAGAQVLFEILSLMMFSPFVANKGA; encoded by the coding sequence ATGGGTTTCGACGTCAAAAAACTTGACGAGCTGCGCAAGAAATATGGCGAGGGCCATGGCGGCGACCTGTTCGACCCGAAGTTCCGCCGCGTCGCCGACAAGATCTTCAACAAGTCGGGCACGCGCCTTGCGCCTTACTCTGGCATCCCGACCTTTCTGACCGCGCCCTACCTGCCGGTCGACAACGACAATCCCGATTTCGGCGACCTGCAGGTCGCGATGGTCGGCGTGCCGATGGATCTCGGCGTGACCAACCGTCCGGGCTCGCGCTTCGGCCCGCGCGCGGTGCGCGCCATCGAACGCATCGGACCCTACAATCATGTGCTCGACTGCGCCCCGGTGCAGGAGTTGCGCGTCGCCGATATCGGCGACATCGCCTTCCGCAGCCGCTACCGGCTTGAGCTCAGCCATGAGGACATCGAGCGCCGCATCGGCCAGATTGTCGACGCTGGCGTCGTGCCGCTGTCGGTCGGCGGCGACCACTCGATCACCCATCCGATCCTCAAGGCTGTCGGTAAGAAGCGCCCGGTCGGCATGATCCATATCGACGCCCATTGCGACACCGGCGGCGCCTATGACCTGACCAAGTTCCACCACGGCGGCCCGTTCCGCAACGCCGTGCTCGACGGGGTGCTCGACCCCACCCGCGTCATCCAGATCGGCATCCGCGGTTCGGCCGAATATCTGTGGGAGTTCTCCTACGAATCCGGCATGACCGTCATCCACGCCGAGGAGATCACCGGCATGGGCATCCTCGCCGTCATCGAAAAGGCGAAGAAGATCGTCGGCGACGGTCCGACCTATCTCTCCTTCGACATCGACAGCCTCGACCCGGCCTTTGCGCCCGGCACCGGGACGCCCGAGGTCGGCGGCCTGACGACGCGCGAAGTGCTGGAAATCATCCGCGGCCTCAAGGGCCTCAACCTGGTCGGCGGCGACGTCGTCGAGGTGGCGCCGCAGTATGATTCGACCACCAACACCGCGCATGCCGGCGCCCAGGTGCTGTTCGAGATCCTGAGCCTGATGATGTTCAGCCCCTTCGTTGCCAACAAGGGCGCCTGA
- a CDS encoding amino acid ABC transporter permease: MIEFTFWDILRNLIFATRWTVLLSIAAFIGGGIVGIAILFLRISKAKWARRFAGGYIALFQGTPLLMQLFLMFFGLPMLGFRIEPWTAAVLGLTFFASAYLAEIWRGGVDALPRGQWDAAASLGLHHIQELRLVILPQAFAITRAPVVGFLVQLIKATALTSIIGFEELLRTSNAINNATFEPFKVYGLVALIFFVLCYPLTQYARRLEAKTAAR, translated from the coding sequence ATGATCGAGTTCACCTTCTGGGACATCCTGCGCAACCTGATCTTCGCGACGCGCTGGACCGTGCTTCTGTCGATCGCAGCCTTCATCGGCGGCGGCATCGTCGGCATCGCCATCCTGTTCCTGCGCATCTCCAAGGCCAAGTGGGCGCGCCGTTTCGCCGGCGGCTACATTGCGCTGTTCCAGGGCACACCGCTGCTCATGCAGCTGTTCCTGATGTTTTTCGGCCTGCCGATGCTGGGCTTCCGCATCGAGCCGTGGACGGCGGCAGTGCTCGGACTGACCTTCTTTGCCAGCGCCTATCTCGCCGAGATCTGGCGCGGCGGTGTCGATGCGCTGCCGCGCGGCCAGTGGGACGCCGCAGCCAGCCTCGGCTTGCACCACATTCAGGAACTGCGGCTGGTGATCCTGCCGCAGGCCTTCGCCATCACCCGCGCACCGGTCGTCGGCTTCCTGGTCCAGCTGATCAAGGCCACCGCGCTGACCTCGATCATCGGCTTCGAGGAACTGCTCAGGACGTCGAACGCGATCAACAACGCCACCTTCGAACCATTCAAGGTCTATGGGTTGGTCGCGTTGATCTTCTTCGTGCTCTGCTACCCGCTGACACAATACGCACGGCGGCTGGAGGCCAAGACCGCGGCCCGTTGA